A region of Paenibacillus thiaminolyticus DNA encodes the following proteins:
- a CDS encoding glycosyltransferase family 2 protein, which translates to MITISLCMIVRNEEESLAKCLSSVKGIAEEIIIVDTGSTDRTKEIARQFTDRIFDFEWIDDFSAARNYAFSKATKKYILWLDADDIIKEKDRLLFIQLKKKLSLDVDSVTMHYYLAVDEAGNVTCSLKRNRLVRRDRNFQWIGAVHEFLAVNGNIQSSEIGITHCKNKVYTDRNLQIYLKREREGKPFTPRDLYYFANELRDHAHYRKAILYYEQFLDGKQGWIEDNIQACLKMGDCYAKLEDKEKFIESICLTLIYDKPRAEFCCTMGNYFLENQQYQSAIYWFTTATDYKPDSNHMGMDNPSYYTWLPHLQLCFCYDRLGQHEKANEHNERALSYHSQHPSMLYNTEYFRKLFAERTKEIEN; encoded by the coding sequence TTGATCACGATTAGTTTATGTATGATTGTTAGGAATGAAGAGGAATCACTCGCGAAGTGTTTGTCATCCGTTAAGGGAATTGCCGAAGAAATTATTATTGTGGATACAGGCTCAACTGATCGAACGAAGGAAATTGCGAGGCAATTTACGGACCGAATTTTCGATTTCGAGTGGATTGATGATTTCTCTGCCGCCCGCAACTATGCTTTTAGCAAAGCTACGAAAAAATATATATTATGGCTGGACGCGGACGATATCATTAAGGAGAAAGATCGGCTTCTGTTTATCCAACTAAAGAAAAAGCTATCCCTCGATGTGGATAGCGTGACCATGCATTATTATCTTGCAGTCGACGAGGCGGGCAATGTAACTTGCAGCTTGAAGCGAAACCGCTTGGTTCGAAGAGACCGCAACTTCCAATGGATTGGTGCAGTTCATGAATTCTTGGCTGTCAACGGAAATATACAGAGCAGCGAGATCGGTATCACGCACTGTAAAAACAAAGTGTATACAGACCGTAACTTGCAAATATATCTCAAGCGGGAGCGGGAGGGCAAGCCGTTTACGCCAAGGGATTTATACTATTTTGCCAATGAACTGCGCGATCATGCCCATTATAGAAAGGCTATCCTGTATTACGAACAATTCCTGGATGGCAAGCAAGGGTGGATTGAAGACAATATCCAGGCGTGCCTGAAGATGGGGGATTGTTATGCAAAACTGGAAGACAAGGAAAAGTTTATTGAATCGATATGCCTGACATTGATTTACGATAAGCCAAGAGCTGAGTTTTGCTGCACGATGGGAAATTATTTTTTGGAGAATCAGCAATATCAATCTGCGATATACTGGTTTACAACAGCAACTGACTACAAACCCGACAGCAATCACATGGGTATGGATAATCCGAGTTATTATACATGGCTTCCGCATCTGCAGCTATGCTTTTGCTACGATCGACTAGGGCAACATGAGAAAGCAAATGAGCATAACGAGAGAGCTCTGTCCTATCATTCGCAGCATCCAAGCATGCTGTATAATACAGAATATTTCCGGAAACTGTTTGCGGAACGCACGAAGGAAATAGAAAACTAA
- a CDS encoding cupin domain-containing protein, with the protein MSIDKKMIEEMVRKIIMEKVGADAIEQNVHRGPGGITSVKVPNMKVTEEDRLDTGNPNDIVYCKDLFSLKESPRLGCGIMEMKETTFDWTLNYDEIDYVIEGHLDVIIDGTKVSAGPGEVILIPNGSKIQFSVPEYARFIYVTYPANWAEQA; encoded by the coding sequence ATGAGTATCGATAAAAAGATGATTGAAGAGATGGTTCGTAAAATCATCATGGAAAAAGTAGGGGCTGATGCTATTGAACAGAACGTTCATAGAGGTCCTGGAGGGATTACTTCTGTTAAAGTGCCAAATATGAAAGTAACAGAAGAGGATCGTCTCGATACAGGCAACCCTAATGATATCGTCTATTGTAAAGATCTTTTTTCGCTAAAGGAAAGTCCAAGACTTGGCTGCGGTATCATGGAGATGAAAGAAACAACCTTTGACTGGACACTTAACTATGATGAAATTGATTATGTGATTGAGGGACATCTGGATGTTATCATTGATGGCACAAAGGTGTCAGCTGGTCCAGGAGAAGTGATCCTGATTCCAAATGGAAGTAAGATTCAATTTTCTGTGCCAGAATATGCACGATTTATCTATGTAACATATCCGGCTAACTGGGCAGAACAAGCGTAA
- the tnpB gene encoding IS66 family insertion sequence element accessory protein TnpB: MDGLAAIVQEQFELNPFSSALFVFCTCLRIFWFSRKLRLSKNIIRSTPLDE; the protein is encoded by the coding sequence ATCGATGGACTGGCCGCGATTGTACAGGAACAATTTGAGCTCAATCCGTTTTCCTCGGCCCTGTTCGTGTTTTGTACCTGCTTACGGATATTCTGGTTTTCCCGGAAACTTCGCCTATCCAAGAATATAATAAGGTCTACTCCATTAGATGAGTAG